A stretch of Allostreptomyces psammosilenae DNA encodes these proteins:
- a CDS encoding nucleotide pyrophosphohydrolase — MGIRELQDALAEFAEEREWGRFHTPKNLVMALTGEVGELTEIFQWLTPEQSARVMEDAESAEAVEHEMADVFSYLLRLADVLGVDLERALVAKMELNRRKYPVELARGRAAKYDALGDGLGREGDVV, encoded by the coding sequence ATGGGTATTCGGGAGTTGCAGGACGCGCTGGCGGAGTTCGCGGAGGAGCGGGAGTGGGGGCGGTTCCACACGCCCAAGAACCTGGTCATGGCGCTGACGGGTGAGGTCGGTGAGCTGACCGAGATCTTCCAGTGGCTCACCCCGGAGCAGTCCGCCCGGGTGATGGAGGACGCCGAGTCGGCCGAGGCCGTCGAGCATGAGATGGCCGACGTCTTCTCGTACCTGCTGCGGCTGGCGGACGTGCTCGGCGTGGACCTGGAGCGGGCACTGGTGGCGAAGATGGAGCTGAACCGGCGGAAGTACCCGGTGGAGCTGGCCCGGGGGCGCGCGGCGAAGTACGACGCGCTCGGGGACGGACTGGGCCGGGAGGGGGACGTGGTGTAG
- a CDS encoding SigE family RNA polymerase sigma factor, whose product MAVDHGEFMEFATARSAHLFRTAYLLCGDWHLAEDLTQTTLATLYRHWKRVRRADNPAAYAQAAVVRAFLSHRRLRRATERPTGTLPDTPQAEPDDAALRVTLLAALRELPAKDRAVVVLRYWDDRSVEETAALLRMRPGAVRTRAMRALARLRVALGDDRELLRELALR is encoded by the coding sequence ATGGCTGTGGACCATGGGGAGTTCATGGAGTTCGCCACGGCCCGGAGCGCACACCTGTTCCGGACCGCCTACCTCCTGTGCGGGGACTGGCACCTCGCCGAGGACCTCACCCAGACCACCCTCGCCACGCTCTACCGCCACTGGAAACGGGTCCGGCGGGCCGACAACCCCGCCGCCTACGCCCAGGCCGCCGTGGTCCGCGCCTTCCTCTCCCACCGGCGTCTGCGCCGCGCCACCGAGCGCCCCACCGGCACCCTGCCCGACACGCCGCAGGCCGAGCCGGACGACGCAGCACTGCGCGTGACCCTGCTCGCCGCGCTGCGCGAGCTGCCGGCGAAGGATCGTGCGGTGGTCGTGCTCCGGTACTGGGACGACCGCAGCGTGGAGGAGACCGCCGCGCTGCTGCGGATGCGGCCGGGGGCCGTCCGCACCCGCGCCATGCGGGCGCTCGCCCGGCTGCGCGTGGCCCTGGGCGACGACCGCGAGCTGCTGCGCGAACTGGCGCTGCGCTGA
- a CDS encoding metallophosphoesterase, with translation MRPLYAVPLGIAAASAACVAWAAGYEVRAFTVRRFEVPVLPRGARPLRVLQVSDIHMVSGQRKKQRWLQSLARLRPDFVINTGDNLSDPTAVPEALDALGPLLELPGAYVFGSNDYYGPVPRNPSRYLTQRLRGDDGKRHHGIRNPWEQLRDGFDSAGWVGLNNRRGRIKAAGLEIALTGLDDPHIKLDRYEDVAGGPDDSADLSLAVVHAPYLRVLDAFTADGYPLVLAGHTHGGQLCVPFYGALVTNCDLDPGRAKGLSTHRAGGREAYLHVSAGCGTNRYTPVRFACPPEATLLTLTERR, from the coding sequence ATGAGACCGCTGTATGCCGTTCCGCTGGGAATCGCCGCCGCCTCGGCCGCCTGCGTGGCATGGGCCGCCGGCTACGAGGTACGCGCCTTCACCGTCCGCCGGTTCGAGGTACCGGTACTGCCCCGCGGGGCCCGGCCACTGCGGGTGCTCCAGGTGTCCGACATCCACATGGTCTCCGGGCAGCGCAAGAAGCAGCGCTGGCTGCAGAGCCTGGCCCGGCTGCGTCCGGACTTCGTGATCAACACCGGGGACAACCTCTCCGACCCCACCGCCGTGCCGGAGGCGTTGGACGCCCTCGGCCCGCTGCTGGAGCTCCCCGGCGCGTACGTCTTCGGCTCGAACGACTACTACGGCCCCGTGCCGAGGAACCCGTCGCGCTACCTCACCCAGCGCCTGCGCGGCGACGACGGCAAGCGTCACCACGGCATCCGCAACCCCTGGGAGCAGCTGCGCGACGGCTTCGACTCGGCCGGCTGGGTCGGCCTGAACAACCGGCGCGGCAGGATCAAGGCGGCCGGCCTGGAGATCGCCCTGACCGGCCTGGACGACCCGCACATCAAGCTGGACCGCTACGAGGACGTCGCGGGCGGCCCCGACGACAGCGCGGACCTCTCCCTCGCCGTCGTCCACGCCCCCTACCTGCGGGTGCTCGACGCCTTCACCGCCGACGGCTACCCGCTGGTCCTGGCCGGCCACACCCACGGCGGCCAGCTCTGCGTCCCCTTCTACGGCGCCCTGGTCACCAACTGCGACCTCGACCCCGGCCGGGCCAAGGGCCTGTCCACCCACCGCGCCGGCGGCCGGGAGGCCTACCTGCACGTCTCCGCCGGCTGCGGCACCAACCGCTACACCCCGGTCCGCTTCGCCTGCCCCCCCGAGGCCACCCTGCTCACCCTGACCGAACGCCGCTGA
- a CDS encoding GatB/YqeY domain-containing protein, whose product MTTLKKRLQGDLTEAMRAKDKLRSAVLRLTLTAITNEEVAGPRARELSDDEVIKVITREAKKRREAAEAFEQGGRPETAERERAEGAVLEEYLPKQLTDEELAALVREAVAEARAGGAEGPKAMGAVMKIVNPRIAGRAEGGRVAAEVKRQLAAG is encoded by the coding sequence ATGACGACCCTCAAGAAACGTCTCCAGGGGGACCTGACCGAGGCCATGCGCGCCAAGGACAAGCTGCGTTCCGCCGTGCTGCGGCTGACGCTGACCGCGATCACCAACGAGGAGGTCGCCGGTCCGCGGGCGCGGGAGCTCAGTGACGACGAGGTGATCAAGGTGATCACCCGAGAGGCGAAGAAGCGCCGTGAGGCGGCGGAGGCGTTCGAGCAGGGCGGACGCCCGGAGACCGCGGAGCGGGAGCGGGCCGAGGGCGCCGTGCTGGAGGAGTACCTGCCCAAGCAGCTCACCGACGAGGAGCTGGCCGCACTGGTCCGGGAGGCGGTCGCCGAGGCGCGCGCCGGTGGCGCGGAGGGGCCCAAGGCGATGGGCGCGGTGATGAAGATCGTTAACCCGCGGATCGCCGGACGGGCCGAGGGCGGCCGGGTCGCGGCGGAGGTCAAGCGGCAGCTCGCGGCCGGGTAG
- a CDS encoding transporter substrate-binding domain-containing protein gives MRRETLLPALALTLVTTAGAVTIGTTDDDTAPAAGHAPRTLLDTVPRRGELRVCTTGDYRPFSYLDPATGGYTGIDIDMAEHLGAGLGVQTRFVPTTWATLVDDLTSGACDIGMGGISVTLPRAREAYFSTPYLTDGKAAIARCADADAYQSLEAIDQPGVRVIVNPGGTNEAFVRANIHRATVVPHPDNNTIFEEIVAGRADVMITDASETEYQAAIHPELCALNPDDPFTFAEKAYLLPRGDEEFKAYVDQWVHLATNDGTYDTIATPWQP, from the coding sequence ATGCGTCGCGAAACCCTGCTGCCCGCCCTCGCCCTCACCCTCGTCACCACCGCCGGCGCCGTCACCATCGGCACCACCGACGACGACACGGCACCCGCGGCCGGCCACGCCCCCCGCACCCTGCTGGACACCGTCCCGCGGCGCGGCGAGCTACGGGTCTGCACCACCGGCGACTACCGGCCGTTCAGCTACCTCGACCCCGCGACCGGCGGCTACACCGGCATCGACATCGACATGGCCGAGCACCTCGGCGCCGGCCTGGGAGTGCAGACCCGGTTCGTCCCCACCACCTGGGCCACCCTCGTGGACGACCTCACCTCCGGCGCCTGCGACATCGGCATGGGCGGCATCTCGGTCACCCTGCCCCGGGCCCGGGAGGCCTACTTCAGCACCCCCTACCTCACCGACGGCAAGGCCGCCATCGCCCGCTGCGCCGACGCCGACGCCTACCAGTCCCTGGAAGCCATCGACCAGCCCGGCGTGCGTGTCATCGTGAACCCCGGCGGCACCAACGAGGCCTTCGTCCGGGCCAACATCCACCGGGCCACCGTCGTCCCCCACCCCGACAACAACACCATCTTCGAGGAGATCGTGGCCGGCCGCGCCGACGTCATGATCACCGACGCCAGCGAGACCGAGTACCAGGCCGCGATCCACCCCGAGCTGTGCGCCCTCAACCCCGACGACCCCTTCACCTTCGCCGAGAAGGCCTACCTCCTCCCCCGCGGCGACGAGGAGTTCAAGGCCTACGTCGACCAGTGGGTCCACCTCGCCACGAACGACGGCACCTACGACACCATCGCCACCCCCTGGCAGCCCTGA
- a CDS encoding MFS transporter: MAQPVHRPEADGVTVTVVPRRVPDPPPAPPAPEGRRRALALLALCLGNFLVLLDMTIVNLALPRIRDDLGGPLGAMEWVAGGYALAVAAFLLGGGSVSDRIGNDRAFRWGIVGFTALSVACSLAPGLGFLVVARVAQGVCTALLLPSLLGLIPHLFEDAGDRARAVSLWASSGAAAAAAGPLAGGILVDLIGWRSIFCVHLPLGAAAWLIVRRNVPAAPRRATARLDVPGQVLAVLGLTALYLALVGRPSLGWNGAAVGAATAVGIAALVAFVRVERRRAAPLLPPRLFADRVFSAAVATGLLWQFVIFGQLFALSLYLQTVQQRSALAAGLAFLPMTLVAALLPSPTMRRLVPRWGFGRTLVAGGVCGLAACAVLLLCGAGSPYWPLGVALLLLGVFGGLTLPVVAALVVAHTPPGLSGTGSGVLNTARQLGGVLGVSVLGSVAGDIGGSLVGGLHVGAAISAVALTGVVLLARRVVDR; this comes from the coding sequence ATGGCTCAGCCAGTCCACCGCCCCGAGGCGGACGGCGTCACGGTCACAGTCGTGCCCCGCCGCGTGCCGGATCCGCCGCCGGCCCCGCCGGCCCCGGAGGGCCGGCGTCGGGCGCTCGCCCTGCTGGCCCTGTGCCTGGGGAACTTCCTGGTCCTGCTGGACATGACCATCGTGAACCTGGCGCTGCCGCGGATCCGCGACGACCTCGGCGGTCCGCTCGGCGCGATGGAGTGGGTCGCCGGCGGCTACGCCCTGGCCGTCGCCGCGTTCCTGCTCGGCGGCGGTTCGGTCAGCGACCGGATCGGCAACGACCGGGCCTTCCGGTGGGGGATCGTGGGCTTCACGGCGCTGTCGGTGGCCTGCTCGCTGGCGCCGGGCCTCGGCTTCCTGGTCGTGGCCCGGGTGGCGCAGGGGGTGTGCACCGCGCTGCTGCTGCCCTCGCTGCTGGGGCTGATCCCGCACCTGTTCGAGGACGCCGGCGACCGGGCGCGGGCCGTGTCGCTGTGGGCCAGTTCCGGCGCGGCGGCGGCCGCCGCGGGGCCGCTGGCCGGGGGGATCCTGGTCGACCTCATCGGGTGGCGGTCGATCTTCTGCGTCCACCTGCCGCTCGGCGCCGCCGCCTGGCTCATCGTCCGGCGTAACGTTCCTGCAGCGCCGCGCCGGGCGACCGCCCGCCTGGACGTGCCGGGACAGGTGCTGGCGGTACTCGGGCTGACCGCGCTGTACCTCGCCCTGGTCGGCCGCCCCTCGCTGGGCTGGAACGGCGCCGCCGTCGGGGCCGCCACCGCCGTCGGGATCGCCGCGTTGGTCGCCTTCGTCCGGGTGGAGCGACGACGCGCCGCGCCGCTGCTGCCACCGCGGCTGTTCGCCGACCGCGTGTTCTCGGCCGCCGTGGCCACGGGTCTGCTCTGGCAGTTCGTCATCTTCGGCCAGCTGTTCGCGCTCTCCCTCTACCTCCAGACGGTTCAACAGCGCAGCGCGCTGGCGGCGGGCCTGGCCTTCCTGCCGATGACGCTGGTCGCGGCGCTGCTGCCCTCCCCGACGATGCGGCGACTGGTGCCGAGGTGGGGGTTCGGCCGGACGCTGGTGGCGGGGGGCGTCTGCGGGCTCGCGGCCTGCGCCGTGCTGCTGCTGTGCGGCGCCGGTTCGCCGTACTGGCCGCTGGGCGTCGCCCTGCTCCTGCTCGGCGTGTTCGGCGGGCTGACGCTGCCCGTGGTGGCGGCCCTGGTGGTGGCGCACACGCCGCCCGGCCTGTCCGGCACGGGCAGCGGCGTCCTCAACACCGCCCGGCAACTGGGCGGGGTGCTGGGGGTGAGCGTGCTGGGCTCGGTGGCCGGCGACATCGGCGGGTCACTCGTCGGCGGCCTGCACGTGGGGGCCGCCATCTCGGCGGTGGCGCTCACCGGCGTCGTCCTGCTCGCCCGACGCGTCGTCGACCGCTGA